Genomic segment of uncultured Desulfobacter sp.:
CACCGGATCTTAGATATTGCCGTATTACCTTTAATACGCGTTTATCCTTGATTCTGCCGGCGAGTCTGCTCATCAGGCGGTCGTGCGAAACTCGGTCGAAAAATTTGGACAGGTCCATGTCTACGACATATGTATAACCCTCGACCATATACCTCTTACCCTGCATCACCGCATCGTGTGCGGATCTGTCGGGCCTGAATCCATAGCTGTATTCAGAGAAAAAAGGTTCCCACACCTGTTCCAGGATTTGGGCTATGGCCTGCTGTATAAACCGGTCAAGTACCGTGGGTATTCCAAGTAAACGGACACCGCCGTCCGGTTTGGGGATCTCCTTGCGTTTCACCGGCAGCGGTTTATGCTTACAGTTAAGCAGGTCTTGTTCAATTTCAGGCCAGTGCTTTGCCAGGTAATTCCCGAGTTGGCCGGTTTTCATACCGTCTACCCCGGGGGCACCTTTGTTCGCACAAACCTGTTTCCATGCCCGGATAATGTTGTTGCGCTCAAGGATCATTTCCATTAACCGGTCGTTGTTTCCCAGACTTTCGGCAATCTGTGACGCTGGGAACAGTTCCATCTGCTGTGGCCGTCTGTTCACAAGTACACACCTCCTATTTGTCATAATCATTTACCCGGACCTTTCGGCCCAGGCACCGTTCAGGCCTTTACCGGGGTGAGGCCTCCCCGTCTTTAGGGGGCTCGTTTCCTCCGGCTACTATGCCTTCTGCTGACTTCTCCCATGCGGTCAGGACCGGTTACCCGGCCCTCAGCCGTTTTTGGCACAGGGGAGATCTCCCGGGGTAAACACATGTCTTTCAGTACGTGAATGCCGGGTTTACGGACATACCCTGTAATGGATAGAGGACTTTACCTTGTTGTGCAGGCTCGTCCCGGTATGTGCGCCTCATACCCGATTTCTGTTCGTCACCCCGTACTTTTGCGGTGCCCTGCCTCGGCAGGACGGCTTCCTTCAGAAGTACCGTCACCGGTACCCCGTTGCCATACCACTACACCCTTCGCCTCCATCAGGCTGGGTCTAAGACTTGCCAAATGTATTGGAATTCTATACATTTGACTCACTTTTAAGAACATGTGCCGTGCCCGGCACACACAAAACGCTGGAGAGGGACCAGGCTTACTGCGCGGCCTTTCGGAAGTCCAAGGTTCAGGAAAAGTTAACTTTTTATAGGAAGTTTTGGGGTTTAAAAGCCTGGCCCCTCAGCTCCCCGTTGGGCCAAAAAAACATGAGAAAAACAATTATTGTTGATGGTGTTTCAAGCGCAGGTTGCACAAGCCTTGTGAAAAAATTTTGTGAATTAACTAATGAAGAATACCAAAGACTTCACGTTGATGAATTTACTACCGGACTTCCAAAGGATGTGCAGGAACGTCGCAACTCAGATAAGGGATGGACTGAAATCACTATCGCCTTCAACCATCATATCGTTTCTGTTCTAAAGCAATATGATAAAGTTATCGCAGAAACACTCTATAAACTACCATTAACTAGAAATCATCTTTTTAATATTCTCGGGCGAGAAAATATATTTTATGTCCAAATGTTTTGTGGTCTTGAAGAACTTGAACGGCGTGAGGTGATACGTGGAGACAGGCCAAAGGGATTGGCTCGAAGTCAATTTAGTGATGTATACTCATTCAGTGAATATGACATTCAGTTAGATTCAAGTAACTTAACTCTAGAGAAATGCTGTACAATACTTTTGGAAAAAGTGTCCAGCCCATCATATCTATCTGACCATAAAAACCGGGCGTCGGATTGAAATGCTAGACTAATGAATGGGGAATTAAATATATGAGTTCGCAACTAATCAAAAACTGGGATGACCTATACGAAGGGGATGGAATTCCTCAGTGGGAGGATCTTGATTTCAATTCTCAATTCTGTGATTTTGTTTCTGGGCACGCAACAGGAGAAATGCGCATTCTTGAATTGGGAGCTGGGCTAGGTCATAATGCCATACATTTGGCTAGGCAGGGATTAAACATTATAGCTTCAGATATTTCAAATAATGCTATGGAACGGTGTCAATCCTTGGCCAGAAAAAGCAACGTTCCATTAGAGTCTCGAGTGATTGATATTTGCAATATAACTGGCAATGAAGGCCTATTTGATATGATCTATGAAAAGGGCTGCTGGCATTCATTCTTTGACGACAACTATAGGGAACAATTTGTCACAGCTGTATTCTCACTGTTAAAAGAAAATGGATATTGGGTCAGTTCCTCTGGATCTGCAGATAATGATGACGACCCAAACGATCCTGACCTAGAAACCTATCCAAGATTAACTTTGCAACAAATATCAAAGGCTTCAGAAGAGCATTTCAAGATCAAGAAAGTCCAAACTGGATGG
This window contains:
- a CDS encoding class I SAM-dependent methyltransferase, coding for MSSQLIKNWDDLYEGDGIPQWEDLDFNSQFCDFVSGHATGEMRILELGAGLGHNAIHLARQGLNIIASDISNNAMERCQSLARKSNVPLESRVIDICNITGNEGLFDMIYEKGCWHSFFDDNYREQFVTAVFSLLKENGYWVSSSGSADNDDDPNDPDLETYPRLTLQQISKASEEHFKIKKVQTGWYGGNRVNFQTWECLFQKRPNKKMHQTQKRW